One genomic segment of Priestia aryabhattai includes these proteins:
- a CDS encoding alpha/beta-type small acid-soluble spore protein, which produces MANYQNASNRNSSNKLVAPGAQAAIDQMKFEIASEFGVNLGPDATARANGSVGGEITKRLVQLAEQNLGGKY; this is translated from the coding sequence ATGGCAAATTATCAAAACGCATCAAACAGAAATTCATCAAACAAGTTAGTAGCGCCTGGTGCTCAAGCTGCTATCGATCAAATGAAGTTCGAAATCGCTAGTGAGTTTGGTGTAAACTTAGGACCAGATGCAACAGCTCGTGCGAACGGATCTGTTGGTGGCGAAATCACAAAACGTTTAGTACAATTAGCTGAGCAAAACTTAGGCGGCAAGTACTAA
- a CDS encoding NAD(P)-dependent oxidoreductase — translation MKILLLGSTGRVGQSLLKMMLKDENEVTVLVRDRNKLKVSHPNLHILQGDVLHQENINFALKHQDIVVSALNTDGAETISKSMPLIINSMKHYGVHRILTIGTAGTLQSRTEPEKYRFQSNESKRKTTRAAEDHLKGYLRLKESDLNWTVICPTYLPDGEITGTYRVEKDILPADAVKISTGDTAHFTYHEIWAQKFSKCRVGIAY, via the coding sequence ATGAAAATTTTACTATTAGGCTCTACAGGACGAGTTGGACAGTCTTTATTAAAAATGATGCTAAAAGATGAAAACGAAGTTACTGTACTTGTCAGAGACCGTAATAAGCTAAAGGTTAGTCATCCAAACCTACATATCTTACAAGGAGATGTACTTCATCAAGAAAATATCAACTTTGCCCTCAAGCACCAAGACATCGTAGTCAGCGCGTTAAATACAGATGGAGCAGAGACGATTTCAAAAAGTATGCCGCTTATTATAAACAGCATGAAGCATTACGGCGTTCATCGTATTCTTACTATTGGAACTGCAGGCACCTTACAATCACGAACAGAACCAGAAAAGTATCGTTTTCAATCAAATGAATCAAAGCGTAAAACTACTAGAGCAGCAGAAGATCATTTAAAAGGATACTTACGCTTGAAGGAAAGTGACCTAAACTGGACTGTTATATGCCCAACATACTTGCCTGATGGTGAAATAACAGGCACGTACCGAGTGGAAAAAGATATTTTACCTGCAGATGCCGTTAAAATTTCAACGGGAGATACCGCTCACTTTACTTACCATGAGATATGGGCTCAAAAATTTTCCAAATGCCGCGTTGGAATTGCCTATTAA
- a CDS encoding hemolysin family protein — MGDLPLNQMMILVVLLVLSAFFSSAETAFSSVNKIRLKHYAEKKYRGSKKALQIAEHFEQTLSTILVGNVAVNIAASSLAAKIALDVFKGNLALVISIIAMTIIILIFGEVLPKSLAKEHAESFALMISSLLFIIIKLLTPISFLFLQVKKGASHLLASAPTPTITEDEIKVMVDLSEEEGTINNIEKELVHRSLNFNDIVVGQILKPRIDVTAVDVNADIDSICQMFLKERYSRVPVYEDHIDNIIGILSEREFLTCLVQGKEISIRDLLRQPIFVVESMKISVLLPELQKSKVHMAIVVDEFGGTAGLVTLEDILEEIVGEIWDEHDEAVKYVQQIGEKEYEFNADIPIDEFLTYVAVSSPDSTCHTLGGWIYEQFDHIPAKGDFFSYEEILFTVKEVENRRIRKVSVKSFASKKEEAD, encoded by the coding sequence TTGGGAGACTTGCCTCTGAATCAAATGATGATATTAGTCGTTTTGCTTGTGTTATCAGCTTTTTTTTCATCTGCTGAGACAGCTTTTTCAAGTGTAAATAAAATTCGTTTAAAACATTACGCTGAGAAAAAATATCGAGGAAGTAAAAAAGCGCTGCAGATTGCTGAACACTTTGAGCAGACGCTGTCGACAATTTTAGTAGGCAATGTTGCCGTAAACATTGCTGCGTCTTCTTTGGCAGCTAAAATTGCCCTCGATGTGTTTAAAGGAAACCTAGCACTTGTGATTAGTATCATCGCTATGACCATCATCATTTTGATTTTTGGTGAAGTCTTGCCGAAGTCGCTGGCGAAAGAGCATGCCGAATCTTTTGCGCTGATGATTTCATCATTGTTATTTATTATTATTAAATTATTAACCCCGATTTCCTTCTTATTTTTACAGGTAAAAAAAGGAGCTTCTCACTTATTAGCGTCTGCTCCTACACCAACCATTACAGAAGATGAAATTAAAGTGATGGTAGATTTAAGTGAAGAAGAAGGGACAATTAATAATATTGAAAAAGAGCTGGTTCACCGTTCACTCAATTTTAATGACATTGTGGTGGGGCAAATTTTAAAACCTAGAATTGATGTCACAGCTGTTGACGTAAATGCCGATATTGATTCGATTTGTCAAATGTTTCTTAAGGAGAGATATTCGAGAGTCCCTGTATACGAAGATCATATTGATAATATTATTGGCATTTTATCAGAAAGAGAATTTTTAACTTGTTTAGTCCAAGGAAAAGAGATTTCTATTCGCGATTTGTTGAGACAACCTATTTTTGTGGTAGAATCCATGAAAATATCTGTTCTATTGCCAGAGCTCCAAAAAAGTAAGGTGCACATGGCAATTGTAGTTGATGAGTTTGGTGGAACGGCCGGTCTTGTTACCTTAGAAGATATATTAGAAGAAATTGTAGGAGAGATTTGGGATGAACATGATGAAGCTGTTAAGTATGTACAGCAGATAGGGGAAAAGGAGTACGAATTTAACGCCGACATCCCTATTGATGAATTTTTAACCTATGTAGCGGTTAGTTCTCCTGACAGTACTTGCCATACCTTAGGGGGATGGATATATGAGCAGTTTGATCATATTCCTGCTAAAGGAGACTTTTTCTCATATGAAGAGATTCTGTTTACCGTTAAGGAAGTAGAAAATCGACGTATTCGCAAAGTTTCCGTAAAATCATTTGCGAGTAAGAAAGAGGAAGCTGATTAA
- the gpmA gene encoding 2,3-diphosphoglycerate-dependent phosphoglycerate mutase — MIKLVLIRHGQSVWNLENKFTGWTDVDLSKSGLQEAREAGKVLKKNEYEFDIAYTSVLKRSIRTLWIILHQMDFMWIPVYKSWRLNERHYGALQGLNKEETAKKFGEEQVHLWRRSMNKRPPALETTDIRYEASNPKYKDLSKGQFPVTENLADTEKRVLEYWDETIAPSIKAGKKVIISAHGNTIRALMQYLDNISPDGIANLNIPTSVPLVYELDDSLKPIRHYYLGIDGEIPTHIHSS, encoded by the coding sequence ATGATAAAACTTGTATTGATTCGGCATGGACAAAGCGTATGGAATCTTGAAAATAAATTTACTGGCTGGACGGATGTAGACCTTTCTAAAAGTGGATTACAAGAAGCGCGAGAAGCTGGAAAAGTATTGAAGAAAAACGAGTATGAGTTCGATATTGCCTATACTTCTGTTTTAAAACGATCCATTCGCACTCTGTGGATTATCTTACATCAAATGGACTTCATGTGGATTCCTGTATACAAATCTTGGAGATTGAATGAACGACACTACGGAGCTCTTCAAGGCTTGAACAAAGAAGAAACCGCAAAAAAATTTGGTGAAGAGCAAGTTCATTTGTGGAGAAGATCGATGAACAAACGCCCTCCTGCTTTAGAGACAACAGATATTCGCTATGAAGCTTCCAACCCTAAGTATAAGGACTTAAGTAAGGGGCAATTTCCTGTAACTGAAAACTTAGCTGATACAGAAAAGCGAGTTCTTGAATACTGGGACGAAACCATTGCTCCTTCTATTAAAGCTGGCAAAAAAGTCATTATTTCCGCTCACGGTAATACGATTAGAGCTCTGATGCAGTATTTGGATAACATTTCACCTGATGGCATTGCGAACTTAAATATTCCGACAAGCGTGCCGCTTGTTTATGAGCTTGATGATAGTTTAAAGCCCATTAGACATTATTATTTAGGCATCGATGGAGAGATTCCTACACATATTCATTCTTCATAA